A segment of the Terribacillus aidingensis genome:
GTGCTTTCTTATCTTGATCCGGAACAATCTGGTCAGATTTTGTCAGAGTTACCACAGGACATGCAGGCTGATGTTGCAAAACGAATCGCTACAATGAGCAGTACATCGCCTGAAATCATCAGTCAGGTAGAACAAATACTCGAGAAGAACTTGTCTGCAACTGCGACACAGGATTATACACAGACTGGCGGTATCCAAGCCGTTGTAGAAGTACTCAATGGAGTTGACCGCAGTACAGAAAGGACCATCCTTGATGAACTGGAAGTGCAAGACCCTGAGCTTGCAGAGGAAATCAAAAAGCGCATGTTTATCTTTGAAGATATTGTCACGTTGGATAATCGAGCGATACAGCGTGTCATTCGCGAAGTGGAAAATGATGACCTCAAGCTTTCACTGAAAGTGGCCAGCGATGAAGTCAAAGATATTGTATTCCAAAACATGTCTGACCGGATGGCGCAGACGTTCAAGGAAGAAATGGAATTCATGGGTCCTGTACGCTTGAAGGATGTAGAAGAAGCACAAAGCCGTATTGTTTCAGTTATTCGACGATTGGAAGAAGTTGGCGAGATAATCATATCCCGTGGCGGAGGAGATGACATCATTGTCTAATATCTGGCAATCAGTTGCAGTGAAAGAGTCAAAAGTAATTGGTATAAAACCTATTAAGATATCGCTTGAAACAGCTGATGGTACCGAAGAAGCTTTATCTTTCCAAGCTGAGAAGGAACGGTCAGAGCAGTACCTCCAGGAAGCCAAAACAGAAGCTGACCAAATGCTTACAGCTGCCAAAAAGGCAGTAGAAGAGCAAAGGATGCAATGGGAGTCAGAGCGGCAGGAATTTATCGAGCAGGCACAGCTGGAAGGATATCAGAAAGGTTTTGAAGCTGGACAACAGGAAGGTTTGCAATCCTATCAAGCCAAAATGGAAGAAGCACAAAAGTTGATCGAACTGGCGCAGCAAGACTATAAGGCAACGGTTGAAAGCAGTGAGGACGTACTGCTTGATCTTGGGCTAAAGCTTGCAGAAAAGATTCTTCATGCAAAGCTTGAAAAAGAGCCGGAAAGCTATCTATCGATCGTTAAGGGCGCGATTGCTGACTGGAAGGAACGGAGCGATCTACGCCTTTACGTTCATACAGATAGCTATGAACTTGTTCTGCAGCAGAAAGAAGAATTGACTTTACTCACTGGAAAAGACTTTGACCTTATGATTATGCCTCAGCATGATTTGCCTGTAGGCGGCTGTATCCTTGAAACCAAGCATGGAAGAATTGATGCGAGTATCGATTCTCAGCTGACCGTCCTGCGCGAGAAGCTATTTGAGATCAGGCGAGAGGAAACTATTTGATGTTAGGGCGATACGTTGAAGAGCTTGATAAATTAGATACCTATAAACGATATGGAAGAATCCATAGAGTTGTTGGATTGCTGATTGAATCACACGGTCCGGTCACAAGTGTCGGAGAAATCTGTTATATTCATCCTTCTTCAAGTTCTGGAGAAAGGTTTTTGGCAGAGGTCGTCGGATTTGATGACGAAAAAGTTCTGCTCATGCCTTTTGCTCCCTTGAAGGATGTCGGGCCTGGATGCCTTGTTGAAGCGACCAGTTCACCATTGTCGATCAAGATAGGTCATGGCTTGATTGGGAGCATAATTGATCCGCTAGGACAGCCATTAGATGGCAGTATGCTCCCTAAAGGCTTGAAATCCTTTACGACAGATCGTAATCCGCCGAATCCTATGACTAAGCCTCGAATCTTAGAACCGCTGGAAACAGGTGTACGGGTAATCGACAGTCTTTTGACAGTCGGTCAGGGACAGCGAGTTGGAATTTTCGCCGGAAGCGGCGTAGGTAAAAGTACGCTTCTGGGAATGATAGCCCGGAAATCAAGTGCCGATGTCAATGTCATTGCATTGATTGGAGAGCGCGGAAGAGAAGTTCGCGAATTTATTGAGAAGGATTTAGGCGAGGAAGGCATCAAAAGGTCGATAATCGTTGTGGCAACATCTGATCAGCCTGCTCTTATGCGGATTAAAGGTGCTTATACTGCAACTGCTATTTGTGAGTATTTCCGTGATCAAGGAATGCATGTCAACTTGATGATGGATTCGGTCACTCGGGTAGCGATGGCACAGCGTGAAATCGGTCTAGCCTCAGGCGAACCGCCAACGACAAAAGGTTATACACCCTCTGTTTTTGCAGCTTTGCCAAAACTGCTTGAAAGAACCGGTACAAATGAACTTGGGGCAATTACTGCATTCTACACCGTGCTTGTGGATGGTGACGACATGAATGAACCGATTGCCGATACAGTACGAGGTATTTTGGATGGTCACTTCGTTTTAGATCGGAAATTAGCGGAACAAGGGCAATTTCCAGCTTTGAATGTCCTTAAGTCAATTAGCCGGGTGATGCCGCAAATTACCGATGACGAAGTCTACCAGCTAGCACAGCGTTTACGGACAATGCTTGCACTATATGAAGAAAACCGTGAACTGATTCAAATCGGTGCATACAAAAGAGGCACGAATAATGAGATCGATGAAGCAATCGATTATCAAAAATCGATTCTGGATTTCCTAAAGCAAGGAATGCATGAGTTTACCAGTCGTCCAGACACAATTCAGCTCATGAAGCAGCTGATGGGAAAGGGATGATGTAATGGCTGAAGCAAAGGTATTCGAAAAGATATTGCGTATGAAGGAACGGGAACGAAAAACCGCACAGCAAGCTTTTGCAGAAAAGCAGCAGCAGTTCGAAGCAGCAGCAACTACTTTGTATGAACTGCTCAAAAAGAAAGAAGATGCCGAACAGCAGCTGTCCAATGGCTTAGCGGCTTCTGTTTCTATCCAGCAGCTGTCTGAACATCATGATTTCCTGGAAACGATCAACCGGCGTATTGACCGGGCCCAAATAGCTGTACAGTTCGCTCGTAACGCTATGATGGAAAAACAGGAGCTGTTATCGGAAGCATACATCGAAGTGAAAAAGATCGAAAAGCTTCTAGAGAAGAAGAGGCAGGAAGCATGGCGCAAGCAGCAGGAAGAAGAAAATAAGCAGATGGATGACATATCGATCCGCCAATTCTTAGCAAATGGAGCACGATAGTATATGGCAAAACAAAAACAAGATCAACCAAAGAAAAAAGGCAAAGGAAAAGGATTTATCCTCTACTTCTTATTACCTGTCGTACTGGCAGCAGCACTTGTGATTGCAATATTAGAGTTCTCAGGTGTATCTGTTGCAAAGCTGGCCTCTGGTATTCCGGTCATCGGGAACATGGTCAATGATGATTCTGCCGCAACATCGGGCAATACTGCAGATGCGGAAAAGCTGAAACAGCAGCTCAAGGATCAGCAAGCGACTATCGATATGATGAAAGAAACAGAGGATGCTAAAAATACGGAGATTGATGACTTGAATCAGCAAATCGTCAAACTGGAAAATCAAATTAACGGCACTGAACCCGAAGCTGATACGACTGCAGCACAAGCTGCTACTGCCGATGGGGAGACAGCTGCTGGAGAAGAACCAGCGACTCCATTTAAAGAAGCTGCATCATCCTTCAGTAAGATGGATGATGCAAAGGCAGCAGCAATCATCAGCAAGCTGGATAACGAGAAGGCTTTAGGTGTTCTTCAGGAACTGTCCGGTAAAAAACGGGGTACTGTTCTTGCTGCAATGGATCCGGAGGCAGCAGCTTCTTATACAAGTGCAATGGTCGACGATGCGGAAAAGGAGGCAGAAGCAGTTGAATAATGTCATTATGTCTATGCTCCCGACAAGCGCCACTCCTAATGTACCGCAGAAGACATCTGCACCGTCTGATGTGTTCCAAAGTTTATTCCAGCAAGTCAGTTCCAAAACAGGCGAACCGGATGTAAATAATCAAGCTGGCAGTGAAACGATGCTACTAGATGTACAAGACCAGCAGGATATGCAGGTTATTCTGGATGCATTATTCGACAAAGTTCCGGCCGATGACACCCTTGAGCTTGAAGAGCAGCCTGAAGATGCTTGGGAACTGCTGGAACAAGTATTAGGAGAAGATCAGCTAGCAGTTTATCTGCCGACACAATTAAAAGAAATGGCACAAAATGTTTTGGGAAGTATCAAACCGAAAGACAATGAGTCAGCGGTGAATGACCTAATGGCTCAGCTTGAGCATTTGCAGGAGCAGTTGTCTACGGGCAGTCTTCCTGTGACAGGCATGGTAAGCAATAGTGAAAAAGGAATGGTTTCTCTGCAAGCCATAGCTGCAGGTTCAAAATTTTCAAGTATCCCTTTGCCAAATATAAAAGATACACTAGCTTCCAAGTCTTCTATAGATAGTACTTCTGTCCAGAATGAAGTGAGTGATGAAGTTTCAGATGCCTTGTCAGCTAAATTAGATAGACGTGACACACTGTCTGTGCTATCGAATCGTTCGCTGACAGGATCCAGTCTGCTGGAATCCCAGGCTGCTAGAAATCAAACAGCATTGACGCAGCAGTCGGGGACAAAGCTAACAGAGACTGCTAACGCGGTTCGTCAGCTTGTGGACGCGGCTGCCGATAGTGGAAAAGAAAAAATACAGATGAGCACTGCAGTAACACAGCAGCGTGATTCTCAGGTTTTAGATCAAAAGCAAGTCAGCATGTTCCAGGTTCCAAAGCAGGAGCAGCTTATATTTCATTTGAAACAAGCTGATCAGACACCGGAGCAAGCTAGTGAGGAACTTATCCAAAAGCTTGAACAGGCAGTGAAGTTCAGCGGCATTTTATCTGACAGAAACGGCTTGAAGGAATTGTCTATTCAGCTGAAGCCGGGTAACTTAGGCGACTTACAAGTGAAATTAGTACGTGAGAACGGAGACATTACCGTTCAGATTCTCGCAACATCAAAACAGGCTAAAGACTTGCTGGAATCCAATATATCAAGTCTCAAGCATATGTTCTCTCCTCATCAGGTAACAATCGCTGAGCGAGCAGATCAATTCCAGACAACGTCTGCTGAAAGTTATGATCAGCAAACGTTCCAGGAAAAAGATGAGGAACAGGCGAATCAGCAGCAGAAACAGAAGGAAAATGTAGTTCATGAAGAAAACCAATCCACCTTTGCGGACATTTTGCTTGAACAAAAGGAGATTAAGATATGACGACTACAGGAGCAATAGACTCCAGCTATTATCTGGACTCACAAAAAACTAGAACTCCAAGTGCAACGCTGGATAAAGATGATTTTCTACAGATCTTGATGGTTCAGCTGCAAAATCAGGATCCTACAAGTCCAATGGATGATTCAAAGTTTGTGGACCAAATGACTTCCTTCACTAATCTGGAGCAGGTCATGAATATATCGGAAGCCGTCCAGTCTCTTGCCGGAAATCAGACAGTCATGTCGCCTGTGCTTCAGTACAGTCATATGATCGATAAACAAGTAACGTATAACGAATATGACTTAGATACAGGTGAGATCACCGACACCATTACAAGTAAGGTTACAGCTGTGACGCAGCAAGGCGGCTATGCCGTGCTGGAGCTCGAAAATGGAAAGTCAATTTATGCAGACGCAGTAACGAAGGTAAGCAACGAATAATAAATAAGAAAAGGATGATGAAGCATGTTACGTTCTCTTTACTCTGGTATTTCTGGTATGAAAGGTTTTCAGACAAACTTGGATGTGGTTGGTAACAACATCGCTAACGTAAACACGTCAGGATATAAGAAGAGCAGAATTACTTTCCAGGATATGATGAATCAGCAAATCAAGGCATCCAACGACCCTACAGCAACTACTGGCGGTACAAATGCCAGCCAAGTTGGGTTGGGTTCAAAGATTGGTTCAATTGATAATGTGCATACACAAGGTAACCGTCAAAATACTGATCGAACTCTTGATTTAGCCCTTGAAGGAGACGGTATGTTCATCGTTTCTTCTTCACCTACAGGTAATAACGATTTAACATCGGCTGAAGTTGGCTTTACTCGAGCAGGTAACTTCTATTTGGATGGAGACGGAAGAATTGTTAATAGCAGCGGGCTATTTCTGCTTGGTACTAACGGAGAGGCCATAACGGTTCCAGAAGGTGCTACAAGTCTAAGTATCAATTCACAAGGGCAAGTGACTTACAATGACGAAGACGGAACTCTTGAGGTAGCTGGCACTATCGGGCTGGCGAAGTTTTCTAATCCTGATGGATTAATCAAGAATGGGAACAGCACATATCGAAACACGCCTAACGCAGGTTTGCTTGGTGGTGGAACTATATCAGCTCCAGGTGAAAATGGTACAGCGAACGTCGTACCTGGGGCTTTGGAAATGTCCAACGTGGACCTTTCTGAAGAGTTCACGAATATGATTATCGCGCAGCGTGGATTCCAGGCAAATACTAGAATCATTACTACATCCGATCAGATCTTGGAAGAGCTTGTTAACCTGAAACGTTAAAAGGGGGGTGAAGGGAGTTAAAAGCTCCCTTTCATAGCATGATTCAGCTAACAAGATTAAATGGAGAATCATTAACATTGAATGCACTATTCATCGAACAGATACAATCCTTTCCTGACACAACGATCACACTTACGTCCAGCAAGAAGATCATTGTTCGGGAGTCGGAGATAGAAGTAGCTAGAAAAATACGCGAATTCTATCAATCTATCGGTTTGATTGGTGTGAAGGAGAAACAAGAAAAAAATGAACGCTAAAGTTATCATTATTATTTTATCGGTTGTCGTGATCTTAGGGGCTGGCGGATTTGTAGCATGGAATTTCTTCACGAGCCCTACGTCAGAGGCTAAAGAACCTTCGGCAACTGAGCTTGCTGAATATTCAGTAGCAACAGATGAGATCACCACTGATTTGGAGGATGGCAGTATCGTCCGGATCCAATTCCAGCTCATCACAGATGGCGAGAAAGCGAAGGAAGAAGTAACCGCACGACAGTTCCAGCTGAAAAATATCGTGATCAAGGAAATGACTGCGATCAACAAAGAGGATTTCCAGGCTGGATTGACGGACTTGGAAGAAAACCTTAAGAAAAAATTGAATGAAGAAATGCAAGAAGGCAAGATCGAAGATGTATATACGATCAGCAAAGTACTACAATAAACCACTGAAAAGCAGGAACGGAGGTGACGTGCATGGCAGAAGAGGTCTTATCACAGAATGAGATCGATGCACTGTTATCCGCTATATCTTCCGGTGAGATGGATGCAGATGAGCTGAAACAGGATGAGAAAGCCAAAAAGGTAAAAACGTACGATTTTAAACGAGCACTCCGTTTTTCGAAGGATCAGATCCGCAGCCTTACACGAATTCATGAGAATTTTGCCAGATTGCTGACTACGTTCTATTCGGCAAGACTGCGAACATTTGTCCAAATATCAGTCGCATCTGTGGATCAAGTGCCTTATGAGGAGTTCATACGATCCATTCCGACGATGACTATATTGAACACCTACAGTCTGGCACCGCTTGAGGGCAAGATTTTGATTGAGTATGATCCGACCATCGCTTTTGCGATGCTGGATAGGACTCTAGGCGGTCGCGGCAGCAGTGTAAATAAGATCAACAACTTGACTGAAATAGAAACGACACTCATGACGCAATTGTTCGAATCCGGAATGGAAAACTTAAAGTCGGCTTGGCAATCCGTAGAGGATGTTGATCCTATATTAGAAGAGTTCGAGGTCAACCCGCAATTTCTCCAGATGGTTTCACCGAACGAAACTGTTGTCGTTGTGACACTGAATTCCACAATCGGTGAAACATCCGGCATGATTAATATTTGTATCCCGCATGTTGTGCTGGAGCCGATTGTATCGAAGCTTTCTATACATTATTGGATGCAGGCTCCAGTAGACAGACAAGGAAATGAAACAGAGTTGCGGGATCTATCCGCAAGTATCCAGAAAGCTTCGATAGATTTGAAGGCGATCCTTGGAGAGACATCGATTCATGTGGAAGAGCTGTTCAACCTTAGGGAAGGTGATGTGCTAATGCTGAATCAGCAAATCGACCGACCTCTTGATGTTAGAGTGGATAATCAAGTGAAATTCAAAGCTCAGCCAGGTAAACAGAAAAATAAAATGGCGATACAAATAATGGAAGAGATTGAAACAGGGGGGGAAGAAAATGAGTGACAATATGTTGTCCCAAGAAGAAATAGATGCATTATTAAATGGACCAGCCGACAATCCGAGCAGCACAGATGATGAGCAGCACCTCCCTGAGGAAAATTTGGATTCTATGGAAGTGGATGCGCTTGGTGAGATTGGCAATATCTCATTTGGCAGTTCGGCAACAACACTATCGACACTATTAAATCAAAAGGTCGATATCACGACACCAAAAACTGCTGTAATTAAAAGATCCGATCTATATGATAAATTCCCACAGCCGAATGTGGCGATAGAGGTCAGCTATACAGAAGGATTTTCTGGGGCCAACCTTTTTGTTATTAAGCAGAGGGATGCAGCTATAATTGCAGACTTGATGCTTGGCGGAGACGGAAATGCTCCAGCTGAAGAATTCAATGAAATCCATCAGAGCGCTGTACAGGAAGCGATGAATCAAATGATGGGTGCAGCTGCAACAAGTATGAGTACTGTATTCAGTAAGAAAATTGATATTTCTCCGCCGTCAATCGCACTGATGGACCTTTCTGCTGGTACTGGTGCCGATAAACTGCCTGAGGATGAACAACTAGTAAGTGTCTCCTTTGATTTGAAGATTGGTAACCTGATAGATTCTTCTATCATGCAGCTTTTGTCAACTGAGTTTGCCAAGGATATGGTGAACGAGCTGTTGCAGCCAGCACCAGCAGAGCCGGAAGAAACAGCTGCACCACAGCAGCAAGCTGCTCCAAGTCAAACACAGCCGGCTATGCAGCAAGCTGCGCCACAACAGAGTGCACCGCAGCGGCCTGCTCAGCCAGCACCAAATGTGCAGCAAGCAGCATTTGCGAGTTTTGATACACCAGCAGCTCCGCCTGCTGAACAGCCTCGCAATCTCGACTTGCTGATGGACATTCCGCTGAAAGTATCGGTTGAGCTGGGCAGGACAAAACGTACTATAAGGGAAATCCTTGAGCTGTCTGTCGGTTCTGTTGTGGAATTGGACAAGCTTGCGGGCGAACCTGTGGATATACATGTAAATGATAAATTGATAGCTAAAGGCGAAGTTGTCGTCATCGAAGAGAATTTCGGTGTACGTGTTACTGACATCTTAAGCCAAACAGACAGATTGAAATCAATTAACTAATTTGACCATTGAGAGGAAGAGAAAATATGGGGAACAGAATTTTAATCGTAGACGACGCTGCATTCATGCGCATGATGATCAAGGATATCTTGACAAAGAACGGATTTGAAGTAGTAGGAGAAGCACAAGATGGCCAGCAGGCTGTAGAAAAATACAAAGAATTGACTCCGGATTTAGTAACAATGGATATTACAATGCCGGAAATGGACGGAATTGCTGCAATGAAAGAAATCAGAAGCCAATATCCTGATGCAAAAGTTATTATGTGTTCTGCTATGGGCCAGCAAGCGATGGTTATCGATGCTATTCAAGCCGGTGCTAAGGACTTTATCGTTAAACCATTCCAAGCAGATCGTGTTGTAGAGGCAATTCAAAAAGCATTAAGCTAAAAAAGGTGAGTAGGAAATGATGAAAAGAACAGTCTGGGCATGCATGCTCGTCGTATTGCTGCATCTTATCCTTTCTCCGGTTTCTGCTGAAGCGGCAGCAAGCGTGGAGGATTGTTTAAAAGAAGGTGCAGCCCAATCAGATGAATGCAAAGATATGAACGAAGCCGGAAATCAACAAGAAAATACACCAGCAGCAGATTCGGCTGATTCAGCAGCTGGAGGCACATCGACCTTTCTGAATCTGGTCAAGCTTGCATTGGCGCTAGTCGTCGTGCTCGGACTGATCTATGTCCTACTGAAGTTTTTGAATAAGCGAAATCGACTTTTTCAGCAGGTGCGGGCTATGGAGAACATTGGCGGAATCGCACTAGGCAACAACAAATCCGTCCAGATTGTCCGGGTCGGTGAAAAAGTATTCATGCTGGGTGTCGGCGACAATGTCGATTTGCTTACTGAAATAAAAGATGAGCAGACAATCAAGGAACTGAGCGAACAGGATCAGCAGGAAATGAAGGCATCTGCCTTATTGGCAAACATTCTTCCAGGCAGAAAACAGCAAGAAGAAAAGCACCAAGAGGAAAAAACGGAACAAAATGAGTCAGCCAGCAATTTTCAGGACTTGTTCAAAGAGGAACTAGGGAAGCTGAAGCAGTCACGAAACAGGTTGAATCAGCAGCAAAGGAAGGATACAGACAATGAATGATTTTATCAATATATTTTCTGGAACCGACCCCGAGAATGTATCTACCTCGGTCAAGTTGCTGTTATTATTGACGGTTTTTTCCCTGGCACCAGGAATACTGATTCTGATGACTTGCTTCACACGAATAGTGGTTGTGCTGTCGTTTGTGCGAATGAGTTTAGGTACACAGCAGACTCCGCCGACGCAAGTATTGATCGGGATAGCATTGTTCATGACTTTCTTTATCATGGCGCCGACTTTCAATGAGATTAATGATCAGGCTATTACGCCATTGATGAATGATGAAATATCACTCGATGAGGCTTATACAGAAGCCAGCGGTCCAATCAAGATGTTCATGGCGGAAGAAACACGACAAAAGGATTTATCTTTATTTATGAATTATGCCGGTATGGAAAGACCGGAATCAGTCGAAGATATTCCGCTATCAACGCTTGTCCCGGCTTTTGCAATCAGTGAGTTGAAGACAGCTTTCCAAATGGGTTTTATGATCTTCATTCCTTTTCTTGTCATTGATATGGCAGTAGCTAGTATTCTCATGTCGATGGGTATGATGATGCTGCCGCCAGTAATCATTTCATTACCATTCAAAATTTTGTTATTCATCCTGGTGGATGGCTGGTATTTGGTCACATCCTCGTTGCTGCGAGGGTTTTAGCGAATGAAGGAGCGTACGTACTATGAGCAGTGAATTTGTTATTTCCATCGCAGAACGCGGAATTTATACAGTACTGATTGTCAGCGGACCTTTGCTTATTCTGGCACTTGCAGTCGGTTTGATTGTCAGTATATTTCAAGCAACGACTCAGATTCAGGAACAGACGTTAGCGTTTATTCCTAAAATAGTCGCTGTATTAGTGGGTTTGGTTTTCTTCGGTCCCTGGATGCTGACAAGAATGGTCGAATTCACTGCAGGTATCCTAGAGAATCTGGATCGGTTTGTGGGCTGATTAGATGCTGTCGCAAATTGATTATACCGTTGTACCAGCATTTGCTTTAATCCTAGTTCGCCTTGTTGCTTTTTTTGTTACGGTACCACTGTTTTCATATAGAAACGTGCCAACAACATTCAAGATTGGGTTCAGCTTCTTCCTTGCTTTGATTATTTTCTTTACGATAGATCGCCCGACCATTCCAGTCGACCACACGTATTTCTTATTACTTTTCAAGGAAGCAATGGTAGGCCTGACAATTGGTTTGCTTGCTTTTATCGTCATCCAAGCAATAAATGTTGCTGGAGGATTGATCGATTTTCAGATGGGCTTTGCAATTGCCAATGTCATTGATCCTGTTACAAGGGCTCAAAGCCCGCTGACGGGACAATTCCTTTATACGATTGCTACACTGTTCCTGCTGTCTGTCAACGGTCATTTGCTCTTGATTGATGGAATTTTTTACAGTTATCAGTTGATTCCATTGGATGAGATGGTACCATTCGGCAATCAGTCAATTGTAGAACTGGTGCTCCGTACCTTCAGCCAAATGTTCCTCATAGCATTTCAGATGAGCATTCCTCTTGTCGGCTGTTTGTTTTTGGTTGATGTAGCTATTGGTATAGTTGCTAGAACAGTACCGCAGCTGAACGTATTTGTCGTAGGCCCTCCGATTAAGATATTGATAGCTTTTGTGCTGCTGTTCCTATCGATGGGTATCTATATGTCAGTAGTTCGGCAGCTGTTCGACTATATGCTTGTAGCAATGCGCGATTTGATGGTGCTGTTTGGAGGGGCTTAAATGAAATATCGTTTAGACCTGCAGTTTTTCGCTGGTGAAAAGACAGAGAAGGCGACTCCTAAGAAACAGCAGGATACTAGGAAAAAAGGACAAGTAGCCAAGAGTCAAGATGTCAACACTGCCATATTGCTTTTATTTTCTTTGGGTGTCTTAGCGCTGATGGGCGGCTATTTCAAGAATCAGTTCCTCCAGCTCTTCACACATGTTTTCGATCATTATCTCAATCAGGATATTACCGCGAATACTGTGCAGACACTTCTGGTGGAGATGAGCATATCCCTTGCGAAAATAGTCGGTCCAGTCATGGGAATTGCTATTCTGGCTGGTCTGGTCTCTAATTTTGCACAGTTCGGATTGCTGTTCAGCGGGGAAGCAATAAAATTTGACTTGAAGAAAATAGATCCAATTCAAGGAGCGAAGCGGATTTTTTCAGTCCGGGCTTTGGTCGAGTTACTAAAATCCCTTCTTAAGATTGGGCTGGTAGGCGCGGTCACATTCTATGTGCTTTGGCAGAACATGGATACTGTGATGACTATGTTCCTGAAGTCTCCTGAAAACGCAATGCAGTTTTTTGGGAAAATAACTTTATACATGGGTTTTGCAGCAACGATTGCCCTATTGTTTATAGCAGTTCTGGATTATGCATATCAGCGATTTGATTTCGCAAAGAATATTCGGATGTCCAAGCAGGATATCAAGGATGAGTATAAAAACATGGAAGGAAATCCATTGATTCGTTCCAAGATAAAAGAAAAACAGCGCCAAATGTCCATGATGAGGATGATGAGTGAGGTTCCGAAGGCCGATGTGGTCATTACGAACCCGACACACTTTGCAATTGCTATCCAATATGACGACAAAAAGTCTGATACACCAATCGTCATTGCAAAAGGAATGGATCATGTAGCGCTGAAAATAAAGGAAATCGCGAAGGCGAACAATGTAACGATGGTAGAAAACAGACCGCTGGCACGCGGATTATATAAGAATGTAGAGCTGAATCAGCCGATAAAGGAAGAATTCTTCCAGGCGGTTGCGGAAGTGCTCGCCTTTGTGTACCGCACAGAGCGTAAAATGTAAGAGAAGAGGAATTACAACATGAAACTTAAGGATATGTCAGTACTTATAGCAGTTATATTAGTGATCGTCATGCTGATCATCCCATTGCCGGATTGGCTTCTCAGCGTTCTGATCCTGACGAATATCTCGCTTGCTTTGATCGTCATTCTGGTGGCGATGAATACGGAGGAAGCGTTGCAATTCTCAATCTTCCCAACTCTCTTACTTTTGCTTACGCTATTCAGGCTGGCATTGAATATATCGACTACGAGAGCAATCCTTTCAGAAGGACATGCCGGGGGTGTAGTAGAGACTTTCGGCAGCTTTGTAATCGGTGATAATCCGCTTGTCGGTTTTGTTGTTTTCATCATTTTGGTTATCATCCAATTCCTGGTCATCACAAAAGGGTCAGAGCGGGTATCTGAAGTAGCAGCCCGGTTCACACTTGATGCAATGCCAGGTAAGCAGATGAGTATCGATGCCGATTTGAATGCTGGCATGATATCAGATGTAGAAGCTAAAAAGCGCCGTGAAAAAGTGGA
Coding sequences within it:
- the fliG gene encoding flagellar motor switch protein FliG, with the protein product MAAVKGRLTGKQKAAVLMISLGADTAANVYKHLTEEEIERMSLEISSVKKVDSAEKESIIDQFHQIAIAQDYISQGGIAYAKSILEKALGEDEAAAIMNRLTSTLQVRPFDFARKADPTQVLNFIQNEHPQTIALVLSYLDPEQSGQILSELPQDMQADVAKRIATMSSTSPEIISQVEQILEKNLSATATQDYTQTGGIQAVVEVLNGVDRSTERTILDELEVQDPELAEEIKKRMFIFEDIVTLDNRAIQRVIREVENDDLKLSLKVASDEVKDIVFQNMSDRMAQTFKEEMEFMGPVRLKDVEEAQSRIVSVIRRLEEVGEIIISRGGGDDIIV
- the fliH gene encoding flagellar assembly protein FliH, which gives rise to MSNIWQSVAVKESKVIGIKPIKISLETADGTEEALSFQAEKERSEQYLQEAKTEADQMLTAAKKAVEEQRMQWESERQEFIEQAQLEGYQKGFEAGQQEGLQSYQAKMEEAQKLIELAQQDYKATVESSEDVLLDLGLKLAEKILHAKLEKEPESYLSIVKGAIADWKERSDLRLYVHTDSYELVLQQKEELTLLTGKDFDLMIMPQHDLPVGGCILETKHGRIDASIDSQLTVLREKLFEIRREETI
- the fliI gene encoding flagellar protein export ATPase FliI, translated to MLGRYVEELDKLDTYKRYGRIHRVVGLLIESHGPVTSVGEICYIHPSSSSGERFLAEVVGFDDEKVLLMPFAPLKDVGPGCLVEATSSPLSIKIGHGLIGSIIDPLGQPLDGSMLPKGLKSFTTDRNPPNPMTKPRILEPLETGVRVIDSLLTVGQGQRVGIFAGSGVGKSTLLGMIARKSSADVNVIALIGERGREVREFIEKDLGEEGIKRSIIVVATSDQPALMRIKGAYTATAICEYFRDQGMHVNLMMDSVTRVAMAQREIGLASGEPPTTKGYTPSVFAALPKLLERTGTNELGAITAFYTVLVDGDDMNEPIADTVRGILDGHFVLDRKLAEQGQFPALNVLKSISRVMPQITDDEVYQLAQRLRTMLALYEENRELIQIGAYKRGTNNEIDEAIDYQKSILDFLKQGMHEFTSRPDTIQLMKQLMGKG
- the fliJ gene encoding flagellar export protein FliJ — protein: MAEAKVFEKILRMKERERKTAQQAFAEKQQQFEAAATTLYELLKKKEDAEQQLSNGLAASVSIQQLSEHHDFLETINRRIDRAQIAVQFARNAMMEKQELLSEAYIEVKKIEKLLEKKRQEAWRKQQEEENKQMDDISIRQFLANGAR
- a CDS encoding flagellar hook-length control protein FliK; its protein translation is MNNVIMSMLPTSATPNVPQKTSAPSDVFQSLFQQVSSKTGEPDVNNQAGSETMLLDVQDQQDMQVILDALFDKVPADDTLELEEQPEDAWELLEQVLGEDQLAVYLPTQLKEMAQNVLGSIKPKDNESAVNDLMAQLEHLQEQLSTGSLPVTGMVSNSEKGMVSLQAIAAGSKFSSIPLPNIKDTLASKSSIDSTSVQNEVSDEVSDALSAKLDRRDTLSVLSNRSLTGSSLLESQAARNQTALTQQSGTKLTETANAVRQLVDAAADSGKEKIQMSTAVTQQRDSQVLDQKQVSMFQVPKQEQLIFHLKQADQTPEQASEELIQKLEQAVKFSGILSDRNGLKELSIQLKPGNLGDLQVKLVRENGDITVQILATSKQAKDLLESNISSLKHMFSPHQVTIAERADQFQTTSAESYDQQTFQEKDEEQANQQQKQKENVVHEENQSTFADILLEQKEIKI
- a CDS encoding flagellar hook capping FlgD N-terminal domain-containing protein, producing MTTTGAIDSSYYLDSQKTRTPSATLDKDDFLQILMVQLQNQDPTSPMDDSKFVDQMTSFTNLEQVMNISEAVQSLAGNQTVMSPVLQYSHMIDKQVTYNEYDLDTGEITDTITSKVTAVTQQGGYAVLELENGKSIYADAVTKVSNE